The Persephonella atlantica region GCGATTCATCAGGAGCCCTGCTCAAAAGAACAGGAGAATTAAGGAGGATATTAGATACATTTGACAGAGGTTTTGATGGCGTTTCCCAGCACAGGTCTTTGATAGGAACACAGATAAATGTGGCAGACAACATAAAGACTATGAATCAGCAACAGCAGGTTGAGTTTGAAAACCTGATTTCAAAAATAGAAGATGCTGATTATGCAGGTGTAATAGCAAAATTAGAGCAGTCAAGAACTGCCTATCAGGCACTGCTTGCATCAATTGCGCAAAACAAAGATTTAAGCCTGCTGAAGTTTTATGAGTAATTATCTATTGTATGCTTTTATACCTTTCAGCTGAACGTCAGAATTTTTTAGGTAGTTTAATATTTCCTTTTTTCTGTTTTCTACTTCTGAGATAATTTCGTTTATCAGCTGATTGACCTTTTCTATATTTTTTAGATTTATCTTTTTTATTTCTTCATTATTTATAGATTTCAGCTCTTGAATAAGACTGTCTAACTCTTCTACACTGTCTAACTCTTTTAGCTTTTTTTTATGTTTTTCAAGGAAAATCAAAATGTCCATCGTTAGTTCCTTATGTTCTCAAGGGCTCCTTTGAAGCCTTCATATATAGGCTGTATAACCTCTATAACGTTTTTTATGTGCTGTATCTGGTTATTTGCATTTGCCTTCAGCAGTTCTTCTATACAAAAGTCATAAAGTCTGCTCAGGTTCTGGGCAATTTCTCCACCTTTTTCCATGTCAAGGGAAGCCTGCAGAATTGCAATAGCGTCAGTAACCTTTGTTAATGTTTCAGCTTTCGTTTTTATGTCTCCTTCTTCTAACGCATACATTGCCACATTTAGATTGCTGATTATCTCTTCTAAAACTTTCACTAACAATTCTTCCTTAGAAGAGATATTGTCCATATTTTTAACGTAAGCTGAATAGGGGTTTGACATCTCACATCTCCTTTACTGGTTGTTATTTTGCTGGTTATTTAGCTGCAGACCTGCAGCAAAATTCTGTATTCTGAGCTGTAGAGCTTGCATTTCAGACAGATAGACTTCTAATCTTGCAAATTTCATCCTCATACTTTCTATCTCTTTGTTTATGTTAACAGTCATTCTGTTTATCCTTTCGTCTATATCTCTTATTCTGTTACTGTAATTTGTGCTAATTCTTGAAACATTATCAGTATAAGTGTTTATGTAATTTTCTAAACTACTTGCAAAGTTTTGTAGGACTGTTTTAGCTTCTGGATTTTTTATAAATTCATCAAAAGCTTCACTGTTTATTTTTAAAAGACCTTTTGTCGTCTCGGCATCATTACTGGCTGTATCTATGATACCGTATTTACCTAAACTATCTGATATAATTCTGAATATTGACGAGACCATGCTGTTTAGACTGCTTTCCCCTGCCAGGGGAGCATCTTTACCTGTAGCTTTCTGCACAGTTTGGAGCAGCTGGTTGTATCCGTCTATTATTTTCTCTAATTTGCTCTTTATACTCCCTGTATCCTGAGTTATAGTTAAGTCTGTTGTCCCAACATCCTTAACAGTTATACTTACTCCTGTTATTATGTTGTCAAAACTGTTAGTGGAAGAACTGAATGTTATTCCATTTAAAACTATCTGTGCATCCTGAGCAGAAACTGTTTCATAGGTTTTTGATGTATTTTCACTGAACACTCCAGCAGAATCATCTCCCGGATTTGCTGCATCGTCTATACCTGTTATACGGTTGTTCACACCTGTATTTTTAGACATAACTATAAGTTGATAATCAGGAGAGGAGGAACTTCCCACATTTATAATAGATGCCTGCAGGTCTTGAGACTGATTAATCTCATCCATAATCTCTTTGAGAGATTTGTTTTGATAGTCTATAGTAAGAGAAGAAGACACACCGTCCTTCAAATAATTTATTGTTAAACTGCCAGATGCAGTTATCTTTGCATTAATGTCAGAAATCGTGTTAATAGTTCCCACTTTAAAAGAGTTTGCCTGTGCAAGCTGATTCACCTGAAGTGTATAGGAAGTTTCTAAAGCATCCTGAGTAACAGAGACAGAGGCGACATCTGGATTTGATAAAACTGCCTTTTTTGTGTTGTATATAGAATCTCCCTGTAGAGCAGTCAAGGGGTCAAGAAATGCGTTTAGCTTGCTTTTTATGGAGTTTATGGCTTCCTGTTTTGCCATCAGTTTTGTCTGGTCTGCCTGAAGCATCTTAACAGGAATCATTTTAAGTTCCTGATACTTGGCAAGATAAGCCTGATAGTCAAAACCTGTTCCAGATATGCCGCTAATATAAAATTCTCCGGCCATGATTAATCTCCTATACCTTCTCATTAAAAAGTAAGCCTGTAACTTCGTCAAGATATTTTGCTATTTTTAGTATCACCTCAGGGGGAATCTGTCTTATAACTTCCTTCGTATCTTTGTCAACAATCTTTACCACCTTTATACCTGTGTCTTTATCAATCTCCACCTTTAGCTGAGAGTTTAGCATATTAAGTTTTTTGTTCAGATTTTCTACAGCCTGCTTTATCACTTCCTGAGGAAGTTCTCTTTGTTGCTGTTCAATCTGAAAGTTTCCCTGTTTCTGGGTTTTTTGAATCTGAGCTCTGTCAAGGGCTTCAACATTTTGAGCATTCATATTAATGCTTGCCTGTGTGCCAGAGATTGCTTTTATATCCATGGCTAAACCCCGTTTTTATTTTTAATTTACCTCTTTAAAAGTCCCTGACAAGAAGGAACCTTTAAAGAGGAGGGGGGAATAGTCCCCCTAACCCTTTTATCTGAGAAGCTGGAGAACGAGCTGTGGAAGCTGATTTGCCTGAGCAAGCATTGCCATACCAGACTGCATGAGAGTTTGTTGTTTTGTGAAGTTGGACATCTCTTTTGCAAAGTCAACGTTTCTGATACGGGATTCAGCTTCCCTTGTTTGAGTTGCAGAGAAGTCGTTGTTGTCTATGATAGCTTGCAGGTTAATCTGTATAGAACCAAGAGAAGAACGGAGAGAGTCAACTTTTTTGATAGTGATATTTATAACTTTCATAGCAAGCTCTGCAGATGTATTATTTGTAACGTCTAAGGCATTTAAATTATTCATTGTAGCCGAACCTGTAGCTGCTGTAACTCCCAATCCACCAGAAATTCCTGTTAAGTCATAGTTATAGCTGTTAGGGCCGAGGATATCTATACTTCCCACTCTTACTCCTGATACTGTTCCAGCACTACCTGAAGCAACCTGCTGGTTTGTGTCAACCTGTATAAATCTGTTTAAATCTATAGTTGTAGTATTTCCTGTTCCTGTTTTGGCTATCTCAATACCTATTGTTTCTCCGTCAGTTTCTAATACAAGCTTATTATCAACTGCACTTGCCCTCAGGTTTAAACCAGCAGCAGAAGCCTGAGAGTTTATTTTACTTACAAGGTCATCTAATGTTATCACCTCACCTGCATTGTAAGTAATAGAGAAATCTGCTGTCTCTTCTGGCCCTACAAATACACTTATAGTGACAGAATCCCCAGTATCAACAGTTATGTTATTCCACGTTTGGTTGGCAACACTTTTGTTTTTAGCTGTTGCTTCTATACCAAGTTCTTGAAGAATTGTGTTGCCGTTAACAAAATCTGCTATCCTTTTTGCATCTGTTATTTCATCAGCAGTTGGCGTAAGGGTTACTCCTGCAATATTGATTGTCTCAGTAGTTTCAAACTCAAAATCTGACGCATTGATGTTGTTTACAAGGGTATCTGCAGCACTTTTGTTTCCACCTGTTCCGCTTACCACATAAGCTCCCAAATCAGCAGCCCTTGCACTATCTATAGACATGGTCAATGTCTGGTCAGCCCTTGCTCCATAATGAATTACTTTGTCTTTAAATGTTCCGTCAAGAAGGTTAATTCCGTTAAATTCTGCAGCTGCTGAAATTCTGTCAATAGCATCTACTAGTTTTTGAATGTCCCTCTGGAGAGCAAGTCTTGCATTTGCATCGTTAGTATCAGTAGCTGCCTGCTGGGCTTTGGTGTACATGTCAGTTAGTTTTTCATAAATCTGTGAAAGTGAAGCTTCTGCTATCTGTGCAGCAGAAATACCGTCCTGAGCGTTTCTTGAACCCTGGTCAAGAGCTTTTGCCACCAAGTTCAGCTGGTCAGCAATAAACAGTCCTGCAGCATCGTCTTTTGCTGAATTAATCCTGTAACCTGTAGCAAGTCTTTCCAGAGAGGTATTCAGGTTTCTCTCTGTTTTTAATATGTTCACGTGGGTGAACTCTGCCTGAAAGTTGTAGTTAATTCTGAGTGCCATGACTGACTACCTCCAATTTTGTTTTACTTTGAGTTTTATTATCGGAGGTGATTTTTAATTTTTTAGGAAAATTATTAACTTTTGTAAGTTGTTGATGTAGCATTATTTTTACGCTATTTATAATATGGAGTGCTAATAAATCTAAATAAGTGCAGAATTATAATTATGTTATTTTAAGTTAGTTATTGTTAACTTAGCTTTAAACATTTAAAATTAACCTGAGTCATTTCATTAATATTCGAATAGGTTTATAATTTTTAAAAATCTCAACAATTTAATGGAGGATTTACTATGGCAAAGGTAGTGGTTGTAGGGGCAGGATTTGCAGGTCATTACGCAGCATTAATTTTAGCTGATGCCCTGAAAGGTAAGGGCTCTCACGAAATCACTGTTATCAGCCGTGTTCCTAAATTCACTTACATTCCTTCTCTTGTATGGGTAGGAATTGCAAAGATGAACTCAGAAGACGTTCAGTTTGACCTTCAGCCAGTTTACAACAAGTTGGGTATCAGCTTCATCCACGGAGCTGCAACAGAGGTTCATCCTGACGAGCAGTACGTTGTTGTTGAAAAACCTGATGGAAGCACTCAGCAGGTCAGTTATGACTATCTCCTTATGGCAACAGGTCCATACCTGAACTTTGAAGGAACACCTGGGCTGGGACCAGACAAAGGGTTTACCCACTCTATCTGTACACCTCCACACGCAACAAAAGCAGCTTCAGCTTATCTTGAGCTGGTCAGCAGAATGGAAAAGGGAGACAAAGTAAAAATTGTTATAGGGACAGGACACGGTGCAGCCACATGTCAGGGTGCTGCATTTGAATACATATCTAACGTTCATAACGACCTTGTTGATAGAGGTTTGAGAGATAGGGCTGAAATTCTGTGGGTTTCCAATGAACCTGCTTTAGGAGATTTTGGAATTGATGGTCTTGAGTTCAGACACGGCGGCCAGATTTTTAAAGGGGAAGAGGTTCTTGAATTCCTGTTTGAAAAATACGGCATAAAGTACCAGATAAAATCTGCTGTTAAAAAGGTTGATGAGAAAAAGATTTACACAATAGACGTTGACGGAAATGAGAACGAAATAGAGTACGATTTTGCAATGCTTATTCCACAGTTTAAGGCTCAGCCTATCAAATGGATTGACAAAGATGGAAATGACATTACAGATAAAATCTGTAATCCTGCAGGATTTGTTAAGGTTGACGCTGTTTACGGCAAGCCTTATGACGAATTAGACGGTCCAGACTGGCCGAGAACCTACCAGAACCCAACTTACAAAAATGTGTTTGCTGCAGGTATTGCATTTGCTCCTCCGGGACCTCTATCAAGACCATCTCAGGCTCCAGACGGAACACCCATTGCACCAGCACCTCCAAGAACAGGTTACACTGCGGAGCTTTCAGGTAAGGCAGCAGCCCTGAACATTGTTGATATGATTGAAGGTAGAGAGCCATCTCACACAGCATCAATGGCTGAAACACCAGGGCTTTGTGTAGCATCTCTCAAACACAGCCTGACAACAGGAGAAGCTGTAACAATTGCTATTTACCCTGTTGCAAGAAATAGGGCTGCATTCCCTGAATACGGTAGAGATTTAGACAACTGTGTGGCAGAGGTTGGTCTTGCAGGAGCATGGTTTAAGTACTTCCTGCATCACGCATTCCTTTACAAACTCCAGGCCAAACCTGGATGGAAACTGATACCTTAAGAAAAATAAGGAGGGTTTAGATATGGCTACAAAAAGAGAGATGATGGAAAAGATGTGGAAGTACAGAAAAAATTTCTTTATTCAGCTTATGAGATTTATTGTTTTAGGACTGCACTTTAACAAGTTAGTTAAAAAAGTCCATTAACTTTAAGCCCCCTTTTAGGGGGCTTTTTTTATAAAATCACCTCCACAGAAAGGTCTATCTCTTCAAGGACATTCTGAACATACAGGGCTTCTTCCAAGTCTCCTTCAAAAACTACAGCTTTACCTTTTGTGTGAATTTCCCACGTGAGTGCCTCTGCTGTCTGAAGGTCACACTTTGTTGCCTTCATAATCTGGTATATCACTTCATCAAAGGTATGCCAGTCATCGTTATAAACAACAACCTTTGCAGGGATACCTATCTCTACCTTTTTTTCTACTTCTGTTTCAAATCCTACCGCCATCTTCAGCCCCGGTACAGTTTTTTTAATAAAATATATTTTTCAACCTCTGGTAAAACAAGATATTTTATAGATTTTCCTGCCTTTACTCTTCTTCTTATTTCTGTTGATGATATATCTATTCTACGGCTGTCAAAAAAGTAAATGTGAGAAGGTCTTTTCCTGTTTATCCTGCTACTGTTTGAAAACTTTATGCTGGGAAAATTTTTGCTGACGTAACTTTTTACTTTTTCCTGTGTATCCTTACCTCTACCTAAAACTATAAAGTTTGTAAGACAGATCAGCTCCTGAGGATTTTTCCATCTGTGGAGTGTTAAAAATGCATCTGTCCCAACAATAAAAACAGGTATGTGGTCTAATAGCTGTGTATAATGCTTTATAGTGTCAATAGTGTAAGACTTTCCTTTTCTTTTTATCTCTAAATCATCTATATCAAAAAAAGGATTGTACTGAATACTTATCTTCAGCATATGCAGTCTATCTGATGCTGATGCTCTGCTTTTTCTTTTTAGGGGAGAATGGTACGCAGGGACAAATATAATCCTGTCTAATCCATAATACTCCCTTACATCCTCAGCTATCCTGAGATGACCTATATGAACAGGGTCAAAACTTCCGCCATACAGTCCAACCATAAGAAGTATTATAAAGGAAAATCCCCCACAAAGGGGGATGTGTGCATCATTTCTTTTCTGTCTTTATAATAGGCAGAACTGTGTATATCTGAGAGTTTCCTCTCTGTATAAACAGAAGAACTGAATCTTCGTTTTTCTTTTCTGCTTTTTTAATAGCTTTCCAGAAATCCTTTGCTGACCTTACAGGTTTTCTGTTTATGGTAAGTATAACATCTCCACTTCTTATACCGGCTTCTTCTGCTATAGAGCCGTATTTTACTCCTAAAACAAACACGCCGTAAGGCACTTTAGGTATTCTGTATCTTTCCACAAGCTCAGGGGTTATGTCTTTCACAATAATTCCGTATTTAGCTTCCATGTCCTGCATACTTGCAGGTGTGACCTCTTCTCCATCCCAAGATGTTGTTATTACGTATATATCCTTTTTCTGTCCATTTCTGATAACTGTTATTTTCAGTTTTGTTCCGGGAGGATTCCTCATCACATACTTTTGAAGCTGTGATATTTTGGAAACAGGTTTATCGTTAACGGCAATAATGATATCCCCTGACTTGATACCTGCTTTTGCAGCAGGACCATCTTTTACAACCTGTGATACAAGAACTCCCTTTTTAACACCAAAATGTTTTGCAAGCTCTGGTGTTAAGGGCTGAATAATTACGCCGATTTTACTTCTTTTTACTTTTCCGTATTTGAGTATCTGTTCCATAACCCATTTTGCCTGACTTACAGGAACGGCAAATCCCAGACCCTGTGCTCCAGCTATAATGGCAGTATTTATCCCTACAACCTCACCTTGAAGGTTAATCAGAGGCCCCCCTGAATTTCCCGGATTTATGGCAGCATCTGTCTGGATAAATCCTTCTCCAGGATGTCCCGGCAGAGACCTGTCCAGAGCAGATATGATACCCATTGTCACTGTTCCTGTTAAACCTAAAGGGCTACCGATAGCAATAACAGTCATTCCCGGCTTTAGACTGTCTGAATCACCTAACTTCAGTTTATGTTTCTTTGCATACTCCTGTATCCCTTCCTTGAAAGGAACAGCAACCACAGCAATATCACTGAGCTTATCTGTTCCTATGATTTTACCGTCTAACACAATACCGTTTTTAAACTGAACCTTTATGTTCTGGGCATTCTCAACAACATGATTGTTTGTTAGCAAATAAACAAGTTTTTTCTTGTCATCCACCTTCACAATAAATCCAGAACCGAGACCTTCCTGTCTTTCTTTAAACTCTGGAACGTTAGGAATTCCAAAAAACTCTCCAAAAGGGCTTCCTGCAAAAGGATTTACGACCTTAACCTCTCTGATGGTGAATATTGTTGCAACTGCTGGAGAAACCCTGTCAACAAGCTGGATTCTCTCCTGTTCTAACTGCTGCATCAAAGAGGTAGCAAAACCAAACTTAAAGGCAACAAGGAATAAAACCAACATATAAAGATGCCGTTTCATTGATAAATCCTCCACTGTGTTAATACTAATTATAACTCTAATACTAAACCTGTCTTGTGAAAATGTGGTGAAAGTAATTATAATACTTTTATGGAAATAAAAGGATTTTTAATAGACCTTGACGGTGTTCTTACAAAGGATGAAAAATTTTCCCCTATAGATGGAGCAGTCAGCTTTATAAAGTTTTTAAAGAAAAAAAATATACCTTTTGTGATAGCAACAAGCAACTCCCGATTTCCTCCTGAGGAGATTTGCAGAAAGCTGAAAGTCCACGGCTTTGATATAGAGATAGATAATATCATTTCTCCTCTTGTTATAGCTCCAGAGGTTCTCCGTAGAGAAGGTATAAAAAGTTTATTTGTAGTAGGTTCTGAAAGTTTGAAAGATTTTCTGAGAAGAAAAGGATTTAAAGTTATTGACAGCCCAGAAGTTGATGGCATACTGATAGGACTTGACAAGAAATTTAACTTTCAGAAGATGAAGATAGGAACAACAGCTCTGAAGATTTACGGTGCAAAGCTGTATGCTCTGAATAATAACATTATATCCAGAGATGACGACGGTCTGCTTTTTCCCGGAGTGGGAACTGTTGCCAGAATGTTTTCACAGACCTGTCAGTGTAATCGAGACTTTAAACATTTTGGTAAAATGGGAGAGGAGTACAACAGAGTCGTCTTTGAGAGATTGGGAAAAAAAGAAGGTGTTGCAATGATAAGTGATGACATATTCGTTGACCTGAAAGGTTATAAAACACTGGGATTAAAAACAATTTTTGTGACGACAGGAAAGTATGCAGAAAAAGAAGCTAAAGATAAGGATTTTGTTGATATGATTGTTCACAACTTAATGGAAATACCTGACAGGATAAAAATTGATACAAAAAATTAAACTGTACGGACAGCTTATCAAGTTTGAACATACGATTTTTGCTCTGCCGTTTGTGTTTGCGTCTGTTTTTATAGTAGAAAAGGGTATTCCTCCATTAGATAAAATATTCTGGATAGTTGTTGCAGCAGTTGCAGGAAGAACAGCAGGAATGGCATTTAACAGGTTTTTTGACCTTCCATTTGACAGGCTAAATCCCAGAACAAAAAACTGGGTGTCTGTTACAGGGGCAGTTAAGGCAGGGGAGATACTTGCTCTGGCAGTAATATCTTCGGTTATATTAGTGTTTGCTGCATACAAGCTGAATAAATTAGCATTTTATCTGTCTCCTGTTGCGCTACTACTACTTATTATTTATCCTTTAGGGAAAAGGTTTACCAATTTTGTCCATCTGCTACTTGGAGCTGTCTATTTTATAATTCCTATTGCTGTTTCTGTAGCACTAAAAGGAACTGTAGAGATTTCGGCAGTTTTTTTAGGTCTTGGAATGGCATTCTGGGTTGCTGGTTTTGATATATTTTACGCACTGCAGGATATAGAATTTGACAGAAAAGCAGGAGTTCATTCAATACCTGCAAAATACGGAATAAAAAAGGCTATTTTATTTGCTAGAATTTTTCATCTCCTTACCTTTATTTTTCTTATTCTCACAGGTTATTATGGGGGATTAGGATACATATATTACGGTGGTCTTGTGATTTTAACGGGATTTTTGATTTATGAGCACTCCATTATAAAAGAAAACGACCTGTCAAAAATTAACGTAGCATTTTTTACAGTTAACGGATATGTAAGCATTCTGTATATGGTGTTTGTGATACTTGACCTGTGGCTTGGCTGAATAAGACTGCCATCCAAATGATATAATAGTAAGAAAACTCAGGAGGGTTCTTATGTCTGCTGACTTTCAGGATATATTAGAGATAAAAAAAGTTCTTCCCCACAGGTATCCGTTCCTCTTGATAGACAGGATATTAGAGCTTGACATAGAAAATCTAAAGGTTAAAGCCCTGAAAAATGTCACAGCAAACGAAGAGTTCTTCAACGGTCATTTTCCAGAGTTTCCTGTGATGCCTGGAGTTTTGATCATTGAAGCAATGGCTCAGGCTGGTGCATATCTGATGATAAAAAAAGCTAAAAAAGAAGGAGTAGAGGAAAACTTTACTGTTCTATTTGCTGGTATAGACAGCGCAAAATTCAGAAAACCTGTCGTTCCCGGAGACCAGATAATATTTGAGATTGAAGGGATAAATATCAAAAAAAGCATGGGAAAGATAAAAGCTGTTGCAAAGGTTGATGGTCAGGTTGTGTGTGAGGCAGTTTTGATGGCAGCACTGAAAAAGGGTTAAATTGCCCTGTTGGATGCAAAGGAGAAATAACCTTTTTTACACACAATTATATGGTCTAAAAGCTCAAATCCCATCTGAATACTGAGATTTTTAATCATCTGGGTAAACTGAATGTCCTCTTTAGACGGCTCACATTCCCCTTCTGGATGGTTATGAACAAGAATGATACCATAAGCATTGTAGCGAAGGGCAGGTATGAATATGTCTCTCGGCTTAACATTTACAACATTTACAGAGCCTATTGCAACAGTTTCTTCACCAAGAAACTGGTTCATTGTGTTTGTATAAATAGCTATCATCTTCTCCTGTTTTTCTTTTGCAAGCCATTTTATATGCTTATAAACATCATCAGGACTGCTGAATAGTAGCTTTTCTTCCTCTTCTTCAATCCTTTTGAGTATTTCAGAAATTGCAAGAACCTGCAGTGCTTTTGCTTTTCCGATGCCTTTGATTTTTAACAGTTCTTCTAACGTTATATTTTTCAAGCTTTCTAAAGATTTACCCTGAAGTATCTTATCAGCAAGTCCCAAAACATTCATATCCTTTGTTCCCTGTCCCAGCAAAATGGCAAGAAGCTCAACATCAGACAGAGATTCTATACCGTACCTTAATGCTTTTTCCCTTGGAAGGAGTTCTTCTGGAAGTTCTTTTATCTTTTTTCTGTAAAGGACTTTCTTAAAACCCATAATTTTTCCTTTTTTATTAAATTTTAAACATATGAAATTATTTTTCCAGCTTGAAGCATGAGAAGAAAAAAACGAAATTTAGATAATAAAAAAGGTGGGGATGCTGAAAATGATTGAAAAAATTGTTAAAAGGGACGGTAGAGTTGTTCCATTTAATCCTGAAAAGATAACGAATGCCATTTATAAGGCAATGCTTGCAACAGGAGAGCAGGATTTAAAGCTTGCAAAGAGATTATCTCAGAAGGTTATAAACAAATTAGAAAAAAGTCTTAAAAAGGAAGAGATACCAACTGTAGAGCAGGTTCAGGACATTGTTGAACAGGTTCTGATAGAAGAAGGACTGGCAAGGGTTGCAAAAGCTTACATACTTTACCGGCAGAAAAGGGCAGAAATAAGGAAAGAAAAACAGCAGATATTAGGCAAGAAAGAGATTGATGAGGTTGATAAGAGGTTTGATATAAACGCCCTCAGAGTTCTTGCCTCCCGATACCTGTCAAGAGATAGGACAGGAAAGATAGTTGAATCTCCTAAACAGCTTTTTGAAAGGGTTGCCGTTCATACAACAATTCCCTCAATCCTTTATGACAGCAGGGTATATTCCCTGAAAAGACTGAACAAAAAAC contains the following coding sequences:
- the radC gene encoding RadC family protein, yielding MGFKKVLYRKKIKELPEELLPREKALRYGIESLSDVELLAILLGQGTKDMNVLGLADKILQGKSLESLKNITLEELLKIKGIGKAKALQVLAISEILKRIEEEEEKLLFSSPDDVYKHIKWLAKEKQEKMIAIYTNTMNQFLGEETVAIGSVNVVNVKPRDIFIPALRYNAYGIILVHNHPEGECEPSKEDIQFTQMIKNLSIQMGFELLDHIIVCKKGYFSFASNRAI